One genomic region from Euleptes europaea isolate rEulEur1 chromosome 6, rEulEur1.hap1, whole genome shotgun sequence encodes:
- the LOC130479620 gene encoding olfactory receptor 6Q1-like, with amino-acid sequence MWPPPENWTLVTEFVMVGFTGIHEGRLLVFCFFLVMYLLTLMENGILVLVVAMEKHLHTPMYFFLIHLSCLDICYTTLTVPKMLVGFGSPSGRTITYSACLTQLYLFTFLGSTECFLLAAMAYDRYVAICVPLRYQAMVGRDTCLLLTGGSWLAGFLTPALPIYYMSQLTFCGPNVINHFFCDASPLLVLSCTDISLKEMVDFLVSLAVLLVSSFIIVVSYAYIISTVLKIHSLAGRRRAFSTCTAHLTVVSVFYGTLFFMYVRTKIASTVNLNKIVSVFYAIVTPMLNPLIYSLRNTEVKGALYRVIAKTKLFAVG; translated from the coding sequence ATGTGGCCTCCTCCTGAGAACTGGACCCTGGTAACAGAGTTTGTCATGGTGGGTTTCACAGGCATCCATGAGGGAcgtttgcttgttttttgtttcttcCTGGTCATGTATTTGCTGACTCTGATGGAGAATGGTATCCTGGTCCTTGTTGTGGCAATGGAAAAGCACTTGCATACGCCTATGTATTTCTTTCTCATTCACCTTTCATGCTTGGACATCTGTTACACCACTCTCACTGTGCCCAAGATGCTGGTTGGCTTTGGATCCCCAAGTGGTAGGACAATTACTTACTCTGCATGCTTGACCCAGCTCTATCTCTTCACCTTCTTGGGCAGTACTGAGTGCTTCCTTTTAGCTGCCATGGCCTATGATCGCTATGTGGCGATCTGTGTGCCACTGCGTTACCAAGCAATGGTAGGTCGTGACACTTGTCTGCTGCTGACTGGTGGCTCATGGCTAGCAGGGTTCCTCACCCCTGCACTACCTATTTACTatatgtcacagctgactttttgtGGCCCTAATGTGATAAACCACTTCTTCTGTGATGCTTCCCCACTCCTTGTTCTCTCATGCACCGACATTTCCCTGAAAGAGATGGTAGACTTCTTGGTTTCCCTGGCTGTGCTTCTGGTTTCCTCCTTTATCATAGTAGTATCATATGCCTACATTATCTCTACAGTGTTAAAGATTCACTCCTTGGCAGGGCGTCGCCGTGCCTTTTCAACCTGTACTGCCCACCTCACTGTAGTGTCTGTCTTCTATGGGACACTTTTCTTCATGTATGTCCGCACTAAGATTGCATCAACAGTCAACCTCAACAAGATAGTGTCTGTCTTTTATGCAATAGTCACCCCTATGCTCAACCCCTTAATCTATAGCCTGAGGAATACAGAAGTGAAGGGTGCCTTATACAGGGTTATTGCTAAGACCAAGCTGTTTGCAGTGGGATAA